A portion of the Lolium rigidum isolate FL_2022 chromosome 1, APGP_CSIRO_Lrig_0.1, whole genome shotgun sequence genome contains these proteins:
- the LOC124675998 gene encoding U-box domain-containing protein 35-like translates to MAEEVRDDDQLRGGGAIDVCKDDRHTSNQGNEDSAWEIEEVTGPSSPPPPAAEPPASDADDVYVAVGKGGSSMAALSWALRHLAKPRSFVYLVHVFPTVATIPTPLGMMPKSRATPEQVESYMNQERSKRREMLQKYLDHCRNFKVNFDVYLIESDQVAGAVVELIPVFTIKQLVLGVSKSNLRKLKKGNTIAGQVQKNAPPYCEVKIVCEGKEVTVSATDPTPPFSPSPVNNGRRSHTPTPPSSTPNHKSIAAIDEQNDSKIRERKKLPSFLRCLSF, encoded by the exons ATGGCCGAGGAGGTCCGAGACGACGATCAACttcgtggtggcggcgcgatcGACGTCTGCAAGGACGACCGACACACGAGCAACCAAGGCAACGAGGACAGCGCGTGGGAGATAGAGGAGGTGACCGGGCCGTCGTCTCCTCCTCCCCCTGCCGCGGAgccgccggcctccgacgccgacGACGTGTACGTGGCGGTGGGCAAGGGCGGGTCCAGCATGGCGGCGCTGTCGTGGGCGCTGCGGCACCTCGCCAAGCCCCGGAGCTTCGTCTACCTCGTGCACGTCTTCCCCACCGTCGCCACCATCCCCACCCCAT TAGGAATGATGCCAAAGAGTAGAGCAACCCCAGAGCAGGTAGAAAGTTACATGAACCAAGAGAGATCAAAGAGGCGAGAGATGCTGCAGAAATATCTAGACCACTGCCGCAACTTTAAG GTCAACTTTGATGTGTACCTCATCGAGAGTGATCAAGTCGCTGGCGCGGTCGTTGAACTCATTCCTGTTTTTACCATAAAGCAGCTAGTGTTGGGAGTTTCGAAATCCAATTTGCG GAAGCTGAAGAAAGGAAACACAATAGCAGGACAGGTACAGAAGAACGCACCTCCCTACTGTGAAGTCAAGATTGTCTGCGAAGGCAAAGAAGTTACAGTGTCGGCAACTGATCCGACACCACCATTTTCACCTTCCCCTGTAAATAACGGCAGAAGATCTCACACTCCGACACCGCCATCTTCTACACCAAACCACAAAAGCATAGCAGCAATTGATGAACAAAATGATAGCAAAAtcagagaaagaaagaaacttcCCAGTTTTCTCAGGTGCCTGTCATTTTGA